In Selenomonas dianae, a genomic segment contains:
- a CDS encoding class II aldolase/adducin family protein, with amino-acid sequence MLEQIKEDVRRYALEADRAGLCRHRSGNFSVRDTASGLICITPTGMDREEMTASDIVVINMDGHTIESLNGRKPTSELMMHTAIYQSRSDVHAVAHTHSRTATAFAVMNKNIPAIVYELSILGCREGYVPVAPYGRPGTRAAAENVLAPLAISDVALMQAHGVVAVAENLKEALLKASYVEELADIYYRCLTVLGHEPATIPADELAKWKYPTV; translated from the coding sequence ATGCTCGAACAAATCAAGGAGGATGTGCGCCGCTATGCACTCGAAGCCGACCGTGCGGGGCTGTGCCGACACCGCTCAGGGAACTTCAGTGTGCGCGATACGGCGAGCGGACTCATCTGCATCACGCCGACGGGTATGGATCGTGAGGAAATGACCGCAAGCGACATCGTCGTCATCAATATGGACGGTCATACAATTGAATCGTTGAATGGACGCAAACCGACCAGCGAGCTGATGATGCACACGGCAATCTATCAAAGCCGCAGCGACGTACACGCAGTTGCGCACACACACTCACGCACGGCGACCGCATTCGCCGTCATGAACAAGAACATCCCTGCCATCGTCTACGAACTCTCCATCCTCGGCTGCAGGGAGGGCTATGTCCCCGTCGCCCCCTACGGCCGCCCCGGCACACGCGCGGCGGCAGAGAACGTCCTCGCCCCGCTCGCTATCTCCGATGTCGCGCTCATGCAGGCGCACGGTGTCGTCGCCGTCGCCGAAAATCTCAAAGAAGCCCTGCTCAAGGCAAGCTACGTCGAAGAACTCGCCGACATCTACTACCGATGCCTCACCGTCCTCGGACACGAACCTGCGACCATTCCGGCGGACGAACTGGCAAAGTGGAAATATCCAACGGTTTAG
- the gpmI gene encoding 2,3-bisphosphoglycerate-independent phosphoglycerate mutase, whose translation MAKLKNAPVALIIMDGFGNGDPNDMKYNAIAMANTPVLDGLKKKYKYNQIFASGEYVGLPDGQMGNSEVGHTNIGAGRIVYQQLTRITRDIKNGDFFKNKALLTIVRGVKERSGTLHVMGLVSPGGVHSHDDHLFGVLELAKREGLTEVWIHAFLDGRDVPPKSATEYLEAVEKKAAEIGVGRIATVSGRYYAMDRDHRWEREQLAYEAIAHAKAKTVAKTAVDGVLASYADTSEKPEGVTDEFVVPFVVEGYPGMKNGDGAIFYNFRPDRARQLTHAFVDEKFDGFARDESLKIPFATFSQYEAGMNALVAFPPEEIDNTFGQYVQDLGYTQLRIAETEKYAHVTFFFNGGVEEPYKGEDRILVHSPKVATYDLQPEMSAIEVTDKVVEAIKSEKYDFIILNYANCDMVGHTGVVPAVVKAVETVDTCVGRFVDAIREVGGEVCITADHGNADKMWDYETNQPFTKHTTNPVPFIVVSDRVKEVHTGALCDIAPTLLTLAGIPIPKEMTGKPLVTLA comes from the coding sequence ATGGCAAAACTTAAGAATGCGCCGGTCGCCCTTATCATCATGGACGGCTTCGGCAACGGCGACCCGAACGATATGAAGTACAACGCCATCGCCATGGCGAATACACCGGTCCTTGACGGGCTGAAGAAAAAATACAAATACAATCAGATCTTTGCCTCGGGTGAGTACGTCGGGCTGCCGGATGGGCAGATGGGCAACTCCGAGGTCGGTCACACGAACATCGGCGCGGGACGCATTGTCTATCAGCAGCTTACACGCATCACGCGCGACATCAAGAATGGCGATTTCTTCAAGAATAAGGCGCTGCTCACGATTGTGCGCGGTGTGAAGGAGCGCAGCGGCACCCTGCACGTCATGGGACTGGTCTCGCCGGGCGGCGTGCACAGCCATGACGATCATCTCTTCGGCGTGCTCGAACTCGCCAAGCGCGAGGGACTGACCGAGGTTTGGATTCACGCATTCCTCGACGGACGCGACGTGCCGCCCAAGAGCGCGACGGAGTATCTTGAGGCAGTGGAGAAAAAGGCGGCGGAGATCGGTGTCGGCAGGATTGCAACGGTCAGCGGCCGCTACTATGCAATGGATCGCGACCATCGCTGGGAGCGCGAGCAGCTTGCCTACGAGGCGATTGCACACGCCAAGGCAAAGACCGTGGCAAAGACGGCGGTGGACGGCGTGCTCGCTTCCTACGCCGATACGAGCGAGAAGCCCGAGGGCGTGACGGATGAGTTCGTCGTCCCGTTTGTGGTCGAAGGTTACCCCGGGATGAAGAACGGCGACGGCGCGATCTTCTACAACTTCCGCCCCGACCGCGCACGTCAGCTCACGCACGCATTTGTGGATGAGAAATTCGACGGGTTCGCGCGTGACGAGTCGCTGAAGATCCCGTTTGCGACGTTCTCGCAGTACGAGGCGGGCATGAATGCGCTCGTGGCATTTCCGCCCGAGGAGATCGACAACACCTTCGGTCAGTATGTACAGGATCTCGGGTACACGCAGCTGCGCATCGCCGAGACGGAGAAGTACGCACACGTCACCTTCTTCTTCAACGGTGGTGTCGAGGAGCCATACAAGGGCGAGGATCGCATTCTCGTGCACTCCCCGAAGGTCGCGACCTACGATCTGCAGCCCGAGATGAGTGCAATCGAGGTCACGGACAAGGTGGTCGAGGCGATCAAGTCGGAGAAGTACGACTTCATCATCCTCAACTATGCGAACTGCGACATGGTCGGACACACGGGCGTTGTGCCGGCAGTCGTGAAAGCGGTCGAGACGGTGGATACCTGCGTCGGACGCTTTGTCGATGCCATCCGTGAGGTGGGCGGCGAGGTCTGCATCACGGCGGATCACGGCAACGCGGACAAGATGTGGGACTACGAGACGAACCAGCCGTTCACGAAGCACACGACAAATCCCGTGCCGTTCATCGTGGTATCCGACCGCGTGAAGGAAGTCCACACGGGCGCACTCTGCGACATCGCGCCGACGCTCCTCACGCTCGCAGGCATCCCGATTCCGAAGGAAATGACGGGCAAACCGCTCGTTACCCTTGCGTAA
- the tpiA gene encoding triose-phosphate isomerase, giving the protein MARTPIIAGNWKMNNTVAAGVALVKELAPLVKDAKATVVVCPTATALAGVTEAVKGSNIAVGAQNVHWEKSGAYTGEISTDMLTELGVSYCVLGHSERRDYFGETNEGVNKRAHAAYVAGITPIICCGESLEIREAGTYLAYVAYQIEAALAGFAAADVAKLVIAYEPIWAIGTGKTATFDQAEEVCAHIRKTIEAKYGAAAAEGVRIQYGGSVKPATIAGLMEKPNVDGALVGGAALKAKDFAAIVNF; this is encoded by the coding sequence ATGGCAAGAACACCGATTATTGCAGGAAATTGGAAGATGAACAACACGGTCGCGGCGGGTGTTGCGCTCGTGAAGGAACTCGCTCCGCTCGTCAAGGATGCGAAGGCGACGGTTGTGGTCTGCCCGACGGCGACGGCACTTGCAGGTGTGACCGAGGCGGTCAAGGGCTCGAACATCGCGGTCGGCGCACAGAACGTGCACTGGGAGAAGAGCGGCGCCTATACGGGCGAGATCTCGACGGATATGCTCACGGAGCTGGGCGTTTCCTACTGTGTGCTCGGTCACAGCGAGCGCCGCGACTACTTCGGTGAGACGAACGAGGGTGTGAACAAGCGTGCTCATGCAGCGTACGTGGCGGGTATTACGCCGATCATCTGCTGCGGCGAGTCGCTTGAGATCCGCGAGGCGGGCACGTACCTTGCCTATGTCGCGTACCAGATCGAGGCGGCACTTGCGGGATTTGCGGCGGCAGACGTAGCGAAGCTCGTCATCGCCTATGAGCCGATCTGGGCGATCGGCACGGGTAAGACGGCGACGTTCGATCAGGCGGAGGAGGTCTGCGCCCACATCCGCAAGACCATCGAGGCGAAGTACGGTGCGGCGGCAGCCGAGGGCGTGCGCATCCAGTACGGCGGCAGCGTGAAGCCCGCGACGATTGCGGGGCTCATGGAGAAGCCGAACGTCGACGGCGCACTCGTCGGTGGTGCGGCGCTCAAGGCGAAGGACTTCGCGGCGATTGTCAACTTCTGA
- a CDS encoding phosphoglycerate kinase produces MNKKTMMHIDPHGKKVFVRVDFNVPMDEHQHITNDTRIRATLPTIQHLLNAGAAVILACHVGRPTEAREPQFSTRPIVARLEECLGQTVKWAPDCVGPEAEKAAADLKPGEVLLLENLRYHKAEKKNDPEFAKQLASLADIAVDDAFGVAHRAHASNVGITAYLETVAGFLMEKEINYIGKTLENPKRPFVAIIGGAKVSDKIGVIENMIDKVDTIIIGGGMAHTFDASKGYPVGDSLVERDKIELAKELLEKAEKKGVKVVLPVDVVIADKFAADANTKTVDVDKIPDGWQALDSGAKTSEEYVNALKGAKTVIWNGPMGVFEFDAFAKGTEAVARAVAQATKEGAVSIVGGGDSIAALKKTGLSEKISHISTGGGATLELLEGKVLPGIAALADE; encoded by the coding sequence ATGAATAAAAAGACAATGATGCACATTGATCCGCACGGGAAAAAGGTATTTGTCCGCGTGGACTTCAATGTGCCTATGGACGAGCATCAGCACATCACGAACGACACGCGTATCCGCGCGACCCTCCCGACGATTCAGCACCTGCTGAATGCGGGCGCGGCGGTCATTCTTGCCTGCCACGTCGGTCGTCCGACGGAGGCGCGTGAGCCGCAGTTCTCGACGCGTCCGATTGTGGCACGTCTGGAGGAGTGTCTCGGGCAGACGGTGAAATGGGCACCGGATTGCGTCGGCCCCGAGGCGGAGAAGGCTGCCGCCGATCTGAAGCCGGGCGAGGTGCTGCTCCTTGAGAATCTGCGCTATCACAAGGCGGAGAAGAAGAACGATCCCGAGTTCGCAAAGCAGCTCGCGTCACTCGCGGACATTGCGGTGGATGATGCGTTCGGTGTGGCGCACCGCGCACACGCCTCGAACGTCGGCATCACGGCATATCTTGAGACGGTAGCGGGCTTCCTCATGGAGAAGGAGATCAACTACATCGGCAAGACGCTTGAGAATCCGAAGCGTCCGTTCGTCGCCATCATCGGCGGCGCGAAGGTCTCGGATAAGATCGGCGTGATCGAGAACATGATCGACAAGGTGGACACCATCATCATCGGCGGCGGTATGGCACACACCTTTGACGCATCGAAGGGTTACCCCGTCGGCGATTCCCTCGTGGAGCGCGACAAGATCGAGCTTGCGAAGGAACTGCTCGAAAAGGCAGAGAAGAAGGGCGTGAAGGTTGTCCTGCCCGTGGATGTCGTTATCGCGGACAAGTTCGCGGCGGACGCGAACACGAAGACGGTCGACGTGGACAAGATTCCCGACGGTTGGCAGGCACTCGACAGCGGTGCCAAGACTTCCGAGGAGTACGTCAACGCGCTGAAGGGCGCAAAGACGGTGATCTGGAACGGACCGATGGGCGTGTTCGAGTTCGATGCGTTCGCAAAGGGTACGGAGGCAGTCGCGCGTGCGGTGGCACAGGCGACGAAGGAAGGTGCAGTTTCGATTGTCGGCGGCGGTGACTCCATTGCGGCGCTGAAAAAGACGGGGCTGTCCGAGAAGATTTCGCACATCTCGACGGGCGGCGGCGCGACGCTGGAGTTGCTTGAGGGCAAGGTGCTGCCGGGCATCGCGGCACTCGCGGACGAGTAA
- the gap gene encoding type I glyceraldehyde-3-phosphate dehydrogenase — MAVKVAINGFGRIGRLAFRQMFDAPGYEVVAINDLTSPKMLAHLLKYDSTQGRYKYADSVEDGDGFIKVNGKQINIYAQADASQIPWGKHDVDVVLECTGFYTAKAKAEAHLKAGAKKVVISAPAGNDLPTIVYNVNHKKLTKDDKVISAASCTTNCLAPMAKALNDLAPIKSGIMSTIHAYTGDQMPLDGPQRKGDLRRSRAAAINIVPNSTGAAKAIGLVIPELNGKLIGSAQRVPTPTGSTTLLYAVVEGKVTVEQVNAQMKKEATESFAYNTDEIVSSDIIGTTYGSIFDATQTMVSDTGDGNTLVQVVSWYDNENSYTSQMVRTIKYFAELG; from the coding sequence ATGGCAGTAAAAGTTGCTATCAATGGTTTTGGCCGTATCGGTCGTCTCGCATTCCGTCAGATGTTCGATGCTCCCGGCTATGAGGTCGTTGCGATCAACGATCTGACGAGCCCGAAGATGCTCGCCCATCTCCTGAAGTATGACTCCACGCAGGGGCGTTATAAGTATGCGGATTCGGTCGAAGACGGCGATGGTTTCATCAAGGTCAACGGCAAGCAGATCAACATCTATGCACAGGCGGATGCTTCCCAGATTCCTTGGGGCAAGCATGATGTCGATGTCGTGCTTGAGTGCACGGGCTTCTACACGGCAAAGGCAAAGGCAGAGGCACATCTGAAAGCCGGTGCGAAGAAGGTCGTCATCTCTGCTCCTGCGGGCAATGATCTCCCGACGATTGTCTACAATGTCAACCACAAGAAACTGACGAAGGACGACAAGGTTATTTCGGCGGCATCCTGCACGACGAACTGCCTTGCGCCGATGGCAAAGGCACTCAATGATCTCGCTCCGATCAAGAGCGGCATCATGTCCACGATCCATGCCTACACGGGCGACCAGATGCCGCTTGACGGTCCGCAGCGCAAGGGGGATCTCCGCCGCAGCCGTGCCGCAGCGATCAACATCGTTCCGAACTCCACGGGCGCAGCGAAGGCGATCGGTCTCGTCATCCCCGAACTCAACGGCAAGCTGATCGGCTCGGCACAGCGCGTTCCGACGCCGACGGGTTCGACGACGCTCCTCTACGCTGTGGTCGAGGGCAAGGTGACGGTTGAGCAGGTCAACGCACAGATGAAGAAGGAAGCGACGGAGTCGTTCGCGTACAACACGGACGAGATCGTTTCCAGCGACATCATTGGAACGACGTACGGCTCGATCTTCGATGCGACGCAGACGATGGTCAGCGACACGGGCGACGGCAACACGCTCGTTCAGGTGGTTTCCTGGTATGACAACGAGAACAGCTACACGAGCCAGATGGTTCGCACGATCAAGTATTTCGCGGAGCTCGGCTGA